A stretch of Brassica napus cultivar Da-Ae chromosome C6, Da-Ae, whole genome shotgun sequence DNA encodes these proteins:
- the LOC106404346 gene encoding meiosis-specific protein ASY2-like, which produces MSSAQRLSRQQKGKSVAAASAPARSPDGGCIGDLESTHHEAMMDTVDLSRSQRLLVADAMRLAREGSENVAVRDATECARDGQSGAVPVDSITLRARAVEDDPSEDDDSEAELFPTTFYPEGIFEELPRLHPDLLRPAFVAGQDWDGVDETKSTLRSVKRVLRANNATGVTFLIPTKEQRPWSPPIGYKTVYESYFQDDTRCWFPIPRLITAYARRRDLAISQLLNGSLRLAVTLSVLAEQIDVPMSVRSFEEMTSITDMKDGTYSVKMRPNCNVCAGHPNKTQNWQRSYFFIKSDDSAFEEPPREDYRVVWNRSCVGHPTSPVYPEDFLKSVRAVALLRIYREWRSDLPTVLPIRTKRQDIFSKDIQKQPPSWDWPARRDPRRQFLALVTFPLLVLETRGRVKKRKRGGSGVEGSAEEASDVPPSGKPQKKKKKKKKKRTKKPVDEQSENPEEPTEIEEGDVQEEELQPEEEASEAEISGERDDAAEVGEGEESETPLNAARPDGSEEDSGESLLLIRRHNDEVGDEARSPVLASSREGTPVPIGEGVAQIGTSSRGSAILRRVPGVNFPDKVSFHYEGPHLRECGEFLRQLRGRAKPLPAVKDLIFGSEYEEAARAKLLGDSATNVMIDKYDTALKGALGELELAKKEHAEKEEAFARQLNASRADVERLNGMVARIIARRDELKAELEVSRGVVRELERKNAELESEKVSLAASHEREMRHLRDSRILEVKRERGRVEAEMAAKANRRFPRIRSREERRGPYEEARLLHSQAFGTRKCLEALKRARSDSSQATIKIFAEQEKKYEEEAEKLRVGEIPGEDLTLSPLVLDSQFVDARILASLDPYGSNAGLIDPETAASLHIPPTHPTEERREDPTPLLEGPLADPEIVPRSDEVHVSPAARESSVRASELSVLNDRESDREA; this is translated from the exons ATGTCGTCAGCTCAGAGGTTATCGAGGCAGCAAAAGGGGAAATCAGTCGCGGCGGCATCAGCTCCGGCAAGGAGTCCTGACGGAGGTTGTATCGGGGATCTCGAATCGACTCATCACGAGGCGATGATGGACACAGTTGATTTGTCTCGCTCCCAGAGGCTTTTGGTCGCAGATGCTATGCGGCTTGCGAGAGAAGGGAGCGAGAACGTCGCCGTGAGGGATGCGACGGAGTGTGCGAGAGACGGACAGAGCGGGGCGGTGCCCGTTGACTCGATTACCTTGAGAGCTCGTGCAGTGGAAGACGATCCTTCGGAAGACGACGATTCTGAAGCCGAGTTGTTTCCGACGACCTTCTATCCCGAAGGGATTTTCGAGGAGCTTCCACGACTACATCCTGACTTATTGCGCCCTGCTTTCGTGGCTGGTCAAGATTGGGACGGTGTGGACGAGACTAAGTCGACCCTGAGGAGCGTGAAGAGGGTTCTTCGGGCCAATAACGCTACAGGCGTGACCTTCCTCATTCCTACGAAGGAGCAAAGGCCTTGGTCTCCTCCGATCGGGTACAAAACGGTATACGAGTCCTACTTCCAGGATGACACTCGCTGTTGGTTCCCCATCCCGCGACTGATCACCGCGTACGCTAGGCGGCGAGATCTCGCAATTAGTCAGTTACTGAACGGCTCGCTGCGACTAGCCGTCACTCTATCAGTTCTAGCGGAGCAGATTGACGTGCCAATGAGCGTCAGGTCATTCGAGGAGATGACCTCGATAACCGACATGAAGGACGGAACCTACTCGGTGAAGATGCGACCAAACTGCAATGTGTGCGCCGGTCATCCAAACAAAACGCAGAATTGGCAACGTTCCTATTTCTTCATCAAGTCCGACGACTCGGCTTTCGAGGAGCCTCCTCGAGAGGACTATCGGGTCGTATGGAACCGTTCTTGTG TTGGCCATCCCACGTCTCCAGTCTATCCTGAGGATTTCCTGAAGAGCGTTCGAGCCGTCGCTTTGCTTCGAATCTACC GAGAGTGGAGATCTGATCTTCCGACTGTTCTTCCTATTCGCACCAAGCGACAAGACATCTTCTCGAAGGACATCCAGAAGCAA CCGCCCAGCTGGGACTGGCCAGCGAGGAGGGACCCTCGACGACAGTTCCTCGCGCTGGTGACATTCCCCCTTCTGGTGCTAGAAACGCGGGGAAGggtaaaaaaaaggaagaggggCGGCTCGGGAGTCGAGGGGAGCGCCGAGGAGGCGAGCGACGTTCCTCCTTCTGGCAAAccccagaagaagaagaagaagaagaagaagaagaggacgaAGAAGCCCGTTGACGAGCAGTCGGAGAATCCCGAAGAACCGACTGAGATTGAGGAGGGTGatgttcaagaagaagaacttcAACCAGAAGAGGAGGCTTCTGAGGCTGAAATCTCGGGAGAACGGGACGATGCGGCGGAAGTTGGTGAAGGGGAGGAATCTGAAACTCCTCTTAATGCCGCCCGTCCGGACGGTTCTGAAGAAGACAGTGGAGAGTCGCTGCTTTTGATCAGGAGGCATAATGACGAGGTTGGCGATGAGGCGCGATCTCCTGTTCTGGCGTCTTCTCGCGAGGGAACTCCGGTTCCCATTGGAGAAGGGGTCGCTCAGATCGGCACTTCTTCTCGCGGCTCCGCTATCTTGAGGAGGGTGCCCGGAGTCAACTTTCCAGACAAGGTTTCGTTTCACTACGAGGGACCTCATCTTCGGGAGTGCGGAGAGTTCCTTCGCCAACTAAGGGGGAGGGCGAAACCTTTGCCCGCTGTGAAGGACCTCATCTTCGGGAGTGAATACGAGGAAGCTGCGAGGGCCAAGCTGCTG GGGGATAGCGCGACGAACGTCATGATCGATAAGTACGACACTGCCCTGAAGGGAGCTTTGGGCGAACTCGAGCTGGCTAAGAAGGAGCACGCGGAGAAAGAGGAAGCTTTTGCTCGCCAGCTGAATGCATCGAGGGCTGACGTCGAGAGGCTTAACGGGATGGTTGCTCGCATTATTGCTCGAAGAGACGAGCTCAAAGCCGAGTTGGAGGTATCCCGAGGAGTCGTCCGTGAGCTCGAGCGAAAGAACGCCGAACTCGAGAGCGAGAAGGTTTCGCTTGCTGCGTCTCATGAAAGAGAGATGAGGCACCTTAGAGATTCCAGAATCCTGGAAGTGAAGAGGGAAAGAGGAAGAGTTGAGGCCGAGATGGCCGCGAAAGCTAATCGTCGCTTCCCTAGGATTCGCTCCCGAGAAGAGCGACGAGGTCCCTATGAGGAGGCCCGGTTGCTTCATAGCCAAGCCTTCGGAACCAGGAAATGCCTTGAGGCTTTGAAGAGGGCTAGGAGCGACAGCTCGCAAGCTACTATCAAGATATTCGCCGAGCAAGAGAAGAAATACGAGGAGGAAGCCGAGAAGCTTAGGGTGGGCGAGATACCCGGGGAAGATCTCACACTTTCTCCTCTCGTATTGGACTCTCAGTTTGTGGATGCTCGAATCTTGGCGAGTCTCGATCCGTATGGGTCCAACGCCGGCTTGATCGATCCGGAGACTGCAGCGAGTCTTCACATTCCGCCTACTCATCCGACTGAAGAGCGGCGCGAAGACCCGACGCCTCTTCTTGAAGGTCCTTTGGCTGATCCAGAGATCGTCCCGAGATCAGACGAAGTGCATGTTTCTCCGGCTGCTCGTGAGTCAAGCGTCAGGGCTTCAGAGCTCTCCGTCCTCAACGATCGCGAGAGTGATCGGGAAGCTtag
- the LOC106404347 gene encoding uncharacterized protein LOC106404347, with the protein MSISAVVDVKPFKTMWKIKGGKIHVLVKRELVAQFSSFLGQGGSLMLINFSVTHSCGTYRTTNHPYRIGFLSTTRVRSCEKFPEDLAGFEPVKYTELFDGSLNPDYLILSVRLFEISDIEHVNVNGKETEKISLEL; encoded by the exons ATGTCTATCAGTGCTGTTGTCGATGTGAAACCTTTCAAAACAATGTGGAAGATCAAG gGTGGTAAAATTCATGTCTTGGTGAAAAGAGAATTGGTTGCTCAATTCTCTTCTTTCTTAGGCCAAGGAGGATCGTTGATGCTTATTAATTTTTCAGTGACTCATTCATGTGGTACCTACAGAACTACAAACCATCCTTACCGGATTGGCTTCCTGTCCACAACCCGTGTTCGATCATGTGAGAAGTTTCCTGAGGACTTAGCAGGTTTCGAACCAGTGAAGTACACAGAACTGTTCGATGGAAGTCTAAACCCGGATTACTTG ATATTATCGGTGAGATTGTTTGAAATCAGTGATATTGAGCATGTTAATGTGAATGGGAAGGAGACAGAGAAGATCTCTTTAGAGTTGTGA